A genomic stretch from Podospora pseudoanserina strain CBS 124.78 chromosome 3, whole genome shotgun sequence includes:
- a CDS encoding hypothetical protein (EggNog:ENOG503NWY3; COG:S) — MFASHAQTWQASSTWSTEDRDRLGVPNLPGPGDKDRLPSPSRFRGRLQSLRRASSPGARSNTPSPENSKGALGLTLLHDPSEPRVDFVFVHGLNGGSKRSWSASSDPTTFWPKEWLPSEAGFKHVRIHSFGYDSDWSKSQQSSLTIHDFGQALLADLYNAPHLKKNGNTPIVLVAHSMGGLVVKKAYLLARRDPIYAEIAGRIHSLYFLGTPHRGADSSSFVSTFIAMSLGSGSKAFVKELIPGSGTLQVSLKSASILGMPMLTTQAINDEFRHVCSDVGLWSFFEGIPTAAGPTNVVVVEKESAVMGLPGEHTQYLQADHRRLVKFDSTEDPNYNILLRCFNTTIEEIEKEYISDKFDNHRTQIKQIASTFDIAERPDGDFMRVYDRLHQGSCEWLTSHPSFLEWLECDLMDANPTVKAITAGPTKVTPRFLWLNGPPGSGKSVASTHVIKYLESFNLDCAYFFFKNNEKPSLTQLLLSLALQMAESNFQVRHTFLSMIEEGEVVDCHSDHVMVWNNIFLGRIFKMAFSQPQYWVIDALDECQSRLLATLVAMLARIEPTVPLRILITSRPNGHVERLLNQERVLRSEIHTGQAASLRDIEAFVRARLSPTIIEDFHEQDQDESDLVAEIIEKSNGIFLWASLIMTRLDDAHSIEAMRNTLDQVPKEMSGMYNDILKNIIESPNAELAQCILTWVVCARKPLTTDELREAVRLDINQTLRTSDRFAQICGNMITVDNNYVQVMHQTVKEFLTGEQSDYYIPRAGSHARIAELCLTHLNGRNFNPPRTRRVPSFKNNSAGANDTAFDEYACANFSYHLAHCSPSDETLELLPLLGSFFSSNILTWIERIAKTGRLALIMRTIQNLKAYLKKQVATCSPIDSDYQLVSRFVEDLLRLSAIYGPNLVNTPSCIYSLVPLLCPTSSIIHWKFARTQFRQKVICNFNTDWDERLSSLSFATRVMSIACGDQFFAVGLGDGVVKVYRQSTFELLNTFRHGEPVRKLANGHLTGILVTAGLKTVKVWGPRQTLLWSVNMPEQPLSIEFSPDDSKIYVPLRSGEVYVYRSKGGARLDCLALTNEDGSSSSSSDSESDGEGGERYKPNNQKKTNPMLVKICPSLGIAAVAYRSSHLQVSYYDNEDGMEAFEKEGYEDGQGLPSQVLDVAFNPNVEQSLMAVAYQDGDLVTFDPWTLQQKSTHHLNAHTLAASPDGQTLAAGDSECVITLFAFDGLRQLCRIESMDERIMGIVFASNSLRFFDLRGNTCNVWEPSVLIKKNLTDDGSSDVTDDYFTSTSSNLVCTRTFEGSNEITVMAQAGDSNFVFCGREEGAITLHDITTGKVCAEFQFHARMVEIRHLEWHAQSKVLFSVDASRRCIATRITLPRLSSSSKSTSPVEKLKQELGQQSSQFEHILDFRASDHVLQALISPDGTSFLVSTQSGEEMHTISTVEGEPKQEPTVIQTTNSMGPARWLAHPTDSDRLLLFDHDMLHVFLWKTLERQSPPNGIIIHPPPELSHSHDFILSDDWLSRPGLSTIYQTIDMPTTSSKLSSVPEIGFLTLDLSKISPVSPAPSVEVSLVTRKLLSPIKSILGLHKSTLYFISGRGWVCSISLKNLPSSKSYTRHFFIPSVWQTADGQGPMAKVVSKGSSVAMVYRDEVVVLSGFLEFEHKTVFGVCDDITELGGSDEEGEAAGRDGVPVITRTMS, encoded by the exons ATGTTCGCGTCTCAT GCTCAAACCTGGCAAGCATCCTCAACATGGAGTACCGAAGACAGAGATCGCCTGGGTGTGCCCAATCTCCCCGGACCGGGAGACAAGGACCGATTACCGTCGCCAAGTAGATTTCGGGGCAGATTGCAAAGCTTGAGAAGAGCATCATCTCCAGGAGCGCGGTCCAACACACCGTCTCCAGAGAATTCGAAAGGGGCACTGGGGCTGACATTACTGCATGACCCATCGGAGCCGCGGGTTGATTTCGTATTT GTCCACGGACTGAACGGTGGCTCAAAGAGATCATGGAGCGCCTCATCAGACCCGACAACATTCTGGCCCAAAGAGTGGTTGCCATCAGAGGCGGGCTTCAAGCACGTTCGCATCCACAGTTTCGGATATGACTCGGACTGGTCAAAATCACAGCAAAGCTCCCTGACCATCCACGATTTCGGACAAGCTTTATTGGCAGATTTGTACAACGCGCCACATCTTAAGAAGAATGGAAAT ACGCCTATCGTCCTGGTTGCTCATAGTATGGGTGGTCTTGTTGTTAAGAAGGCATATCTCCTAGCTAGAAGAGACCCGATTTACGCCGAAATTGCCGGTAGGATTCACAGTCTTTATTTCTTGGGAACTCCCCACAGAGGCGCTGATTCCAGTTCCTTTGTCTCAACATTTATTGCAATGTCGCTCGGCTCTGGATCCAAGGCCTTTGTCAAGGAGCTCATCCCAGGATCAGGGACATTACAGGTGAGCTTGAAGTCCGCTAGTATTCTCGGCATGCCGATGCTGACAACCCAGGCTATCAATGACGAATTTAGACATGTGTGTAGCGATGTTGGACTGTGGTCATTCTTCGAAGGTATTCCTACCGCTGCAGGGCCAACCAATGTTGTGGTGGTAGAAAAAGAGTCTGCTGTGATGG GGCTACCCGGGGAGCACACTCAGTATCTACAAGCCGACCATCGTCGTCTGGTCAAGTTTGACTCGACCGAGGACCCGAATTACAACATTCTCCTTCGTTGCTTCAACACAACAATCGAAGAGATTGAAAAGGAGT ATATCTCCGACAAGTTTGACAACCACAGGACTCAGATCAAACAAATAGCCAGCACATTTGACATTGCAGAACGTCCAGATGGCGACTTTATGCGGGTCTACGACAGACTGCACCAAGGATCCTGCGAATGGTTAACCTCCCACCCATCATTCCTTGAATGGCTGGAGTGCGACCTCATGGACGCCAATCCTACCGTCAAAGCCATCACAGCCGGTCCCACCAAAGTCACTCCTCGATTCTTGTGGCTCAATGGCCCACCGGGATCTGGAAAATCTGTGGCTTCTACACATGTTATCAAATACCTCGAatccttcaacctcgactGTGcctacttcttcttcaagaacaACGAAAAGCCCAGTCTGACCCAGCTCCTCCTATCACTGGCTCTTCAGATGGCCGAGTCCAACTTCCAGGTCCGACACACATTCCTGTCCATGAtagaggagggagaagtgGTTGATTGTCACAGCGATCATGTTATGGTGTGGAACAACATTTTCCTTGGGCGGATCTTCAAAATGGCATTTTCTCAACCACAGTACTGGGTGATTGATGCTTTGGACGAGTGTCAATCACGACTGCTGGCGACCTTGGTCGCGATGCTTGCGAGAATCGAGCCGACAGTCCCACTGAGAATCCTCATTACCAGCCGGCCCAACGGTCATGTGGAAAGGTTGCTGAATCAGGAGCGAGTGCTGAGAAGCGAGATACACACTGGCCAAGCAGCGTCATTGAGAGATATCGAGGCCTTCGTAAGGGCGAGGCTTTCGCCCACCATCATCGAAGACTTCCAtgaacaagatcaagatGAGAGCGACCTGGTAGCGGAGATCATCGAAAAGTCAAATGGGATATTTCTATGGGCTTCCCTTATTATGACGCGTCTAGATGACGCTCACAGCATCGAAGCGATGAGAAATACCCTGGACCAAGTCCCAAAGGAGATGAGTGGAATGTACAACGACATTCTGAAGAACATTATTGAGTCTCCAAATGCGGAGCTGGCACAGTGCATTCTCACCTGGGTGGTTTGTGCTCGCAAGCCCCTGACAACCGATGAACTGAGAGAAGCAGTCAGGCTGGATATTAACCAGACGCTTAGGACGTCGGACAGATTTGCCCAGATATGTGGCAACATGATTACTGTCGACAACAACTACGTCCAAGTCATGCATCAGACAGTCAAGGAGTTTCTTACTGGCGAGCAATCGGACTACTACATACCTCGTGCCGGGTCTCACGCTCGTATAGCAGAACTTTGCCTTACCCACCTCAACGGGCGCAATTTCAACCCACCTCGGACTCGCCGTGTGCCTTCGTTCAAAAACAACAGCGCTGGCGCCAACGACACGGCCTTCGACGAGTATGCATGTGCCAACTTCAGTTACCACCTCGCACATTGCTCGCCTTCGGACGAGACACTGGAGTTGCTGCCACTTCTCGGATCCTTTTTCTCGTCCAACATCTTGACGTGGATTGAGCGCATTGCGAAAACGGGCCGTTTGGCACTCATCATGCGAACGATACAGAACCTGAAGGCGTACCTCAAGAAGCAGGTAGCCACCTGCTCGCCCATCGACTCTGATTACCAACTTGTTTCACGATTTGTCGAAGATCTACTGAGGCTGTCAGCCATCTACGGCCCGAATCTCGTCAACACTCCTTCATGCATCTATTCTCTCGTCCCATTGCTTTGTCCAACTTCCAGCATCATTCACTGGAAATTTGCTAGAACGCAGTTCAGGCAGAAGGTCATATGCAATTTCAATACCGACTGGGACGAGCGGCTGAGCTCTCTTTCGTTTGCCACTAGAGTCATGTCCATTGCTTGCGGTGATCAATTCTTTGCCGTCGGCCTTGGAGACGGAGTGGTCAAGGTGTATCGTCAAAGTACTTTCGAGCTTCTCAACACTTTCAGACATGGTGAGCCTGTCCGCAAACTGGCAAACGGCCACTTGACGGGTATCCTGGTTACTGCTGGCCTCAAGACGGTAAAGGTTTGGGGTCCGAGACAGACTCTGCTCTGGAGTGTCAACATGCCCGAGCAACCACTCAGTATTGAGTTCAGCCCAGACGACTCCAAGATTTATGTGCCACTGAGAAGTGGAGAGGTCTATGTATACAGGTCCAAGGGCGGCGCTCGTCTAGACTGCCTAGCACTAACCAACGAAGACGGCTCtagctcttcctcctcggatTCGGAGTCTGATGGCGAAGGTGGAGAAAGGTACAAACCTAACAACCAGAAGAAGACTAATCCCATGTTGGTCAAGATATGCCCATCGCTGGGAATCGCTGCTGTCGCCTACCGCAGCTCACACCTTCAAGTGTCTTATTACGACAACGAAGACGGGATGGAAGCatttgagaaggaggggtaTGAAGATGGTCAAGGCCTACCGTCCCAGGTGTTGGATGTTGCATTCAATCCGAATGTTGAGCAGAGCTTGATGGCAGTTGCATACCAGGACGGAGATCTAGTCACCTTTGATCCATGGACGCTTCAGCAAAAAAGCACGCACCATCTCAATGCCCACACACTGGCGGCTTCTCCCGACGGGCAAACCTTGGCTGCTGGAGATAGCGAGTGTGTTATCACTCTCTTCGCATTCGACGGGTTGAGGCAGTTGTGTCGAATCGAATCGATGGACGAAAGAATCATGGGTATTGTCTTCGCTTCCAATAGCCTTAGGTTCTTTGACTTGAGGGGAAATACCTGCAACGTTTGGGAGCCCTCAGttctcatcaagaagaaccTAACGGATGACGGCTCGAGTGATGTCACCGACGACTACTTCACCTCGACCTCTTCCAACTTAGTCTGCACGCGAACGTTTGAGGGGAGCAACGAGATAACTGTGATGGCTCAGGCTGGAGATTCAAATTTTGTCTTTTGTGGCCGTGAAGAGGGCGCTATTACACTGCACGATATTACCACTGGAAAGGTATGCGCGGAGTTTCAATTCCACGCACGCATGGTTGAAATCCGGCATCTCGAGTGGCATGCGCAGTCGAAAGTTTTGTTCAGTGTTGATGCTTCGCGAAGATGCATTGCAACAAGGATTACTCTTCCGAGGTTatcatcttcttcaaagTCAACAAGTCCAGTGGAGAAGCTCAAACAAGAACTTGGGCAGCAAAGCTCGCAGTTCGAGCATATCCTTGACTTTCGAGCGTCGGATCATGTCTTGCAGGCTCTCATCAGTCCCGATGGGACGTCATTCCTGGTATCGACCCAGTCAGGAGAGGAGATGCACACCATTTCCACCGTTGAAGGCGAGCCAAAACAAGAGCCCACCGTTATTCAAACAACAAACTCCATGGGCCCTGCCCGATGGCTCGCCCATCCCACCGACTCTGACcgactgctgctgtttgACCACGACATGCTCCACGTATTCCTCTGGAAGACGCTTGAACGGCAGAGTCCGCCAAATGGCATAATtatccaccccccccccgaACTATCTCACAGCCATGACTTTATCCTCTCCGACGATTGGCTCTCACGACCAGGTCTTTCCACAATCTACCAAACAATTGACATgccaaccacctcttcgAAACTCTCCTCGGTCCCAGAGATAGGCTTTCTGACCCTTGACCTCTCCAAGATATCTCCCGTCAGCCCAGCCCCCAGTGTTGAGGTGTCCCTCGTCACCCGCAAACTCCTCTCCCCGATCAAATCAATACTCGGCTTGCATAAATCCACTCTGTACTTCATCTCAGGTCGCGGCTGGGTCTGCTCGATCTCTCTCAAGAACTTGCCATCTTCCAAATCATACACAAGACACTTCTTCATCCCGTCTGTCTGGCAAACGGCAGATGGACAGGGCCCAATGGCAAAGGTTGTGAGCAAAGGGTCGTCGGTTGCGATGGTGTACagggatgaggttgtggtgctgAGTGGGTTCTTGGAATTTGAGCACAAGACTGTTTTCGGGGTTTGTGATGATATCACTGAGTTGGGAGGTAgtgacgaggaaggagaggcaGCAGGAAGGGACGGTGTGCCGGTTATTACTAGGACTATGAGCTGA
- a CDS encoding hypothetical protein (EggNog:ENOG503P08N; COG:O) codes for MSLPSSDFRNIRHWIHNCDRLHTDCPPTPNQHRKPHEIPSWVLDLRNGCIVPGSTASRYVALSYVWSTIESEKLTLELWTGNLRQFQKSGFLDGMKQGFLPEVISDAIDLVKQLGERYLWVDRLCIVQDGRMKRSEIENMDNIYSGAYFTIIAAASPGLYVNLDRRHRSPMGVSLFHSYLYEKLLKSKWATRGWTFQEQVLSRRSIIFVNGDVFWDCRNSLWSYESSGPRKEAGEGYDAYSQKQIDNHEMAVTVPSTAFADFRLYRELVCLYSGRDLTYAQDVLSAFMGIINELSHTFPGGFVGGLPVLFLDAALLWQPFSRGKRRVWTQGRSEDADMPKTNLPSWSWCGWHAVVDPESLHVRSLEWLRPQMRTKPVVTWSVLSEDLRLERKLPESRILEDYCRRFLDWGDWDTPPGWSRHDIRYPPPRNSTWTYCDTRSPKLDPKLFYTFTHISDPSKLFCHPIPMVNPGRKPTAHPQNWPYLHCEATTGCFKIQSILSRKSSDQVKREESRISLLHVPFTSLDKFHGGPKGEELCRVVSLADADGQPAGLLRIMDDDTEIRPGQEIELMAISLGSMGWDETFSSYEERVDLLKSADYPRMEHSFVRDPPSDDEDGTGSETAPLTFRPRRAAAVETAHSRAAPPWGRKGEDYRFYNVLWIERRGGIAYRKAAGRVAREVWERNCGEKLSVILG; via the coding sequence ATGTCTTTACCATCGTCAGACTTTCGCAACATCCGTCACTGGATCCACAATTGCGACCGCCTGCACACCGATTGCCCACCGACGCCGAATCAGCATCGCAAACCTCACGAAATCCCGTCATGGGTTCTTGACCTACGGAATGGTTGTATCGTGCCTGGCAGCACAGCCTCCCGCTACGTGGCTCTCAGCTACGTCTGGTCGACGATTGAGAGTGAGAAGCTCACCCTCGAGCTGTGGACCGGCAACCTACGTCAGTTCCAAAAGAGCGGCTTCCTTGATGGCATGAAGCAGGGCTTCCTCCCCGAAGTTATCAGCGACGCCATCGATCTTGTCAAGCAGCTAGGGGAAAGATACCTGTGGGTTGATCGTCTGTGTATCGTGCAAGATGGGAGGATGAAACGAAGCGAGATCGAGAACATGGACAACATCTACTCCGGAGCTtacttcaccatcatcgctgCTGCTTCGCCAGGCTTGTATGTCAATCTCGACCGGCGGCACCGTTCACCCATGGGGGTTTCCCTCTTCCACAGCTATCTCTACGAAAAGCTCCTAAAGTCCAAATGGGCTACGCGAGGGTGGACATTCCAGGAACAGGTTCTTTCGCGACgctccatcatcttcgtGAACGGGGATGTATTTTGGGACTGTCGGAACTCTTTATGGAGCTATGAGAGCTCTGGCCCTCGGAAGGAAGCAGGCGAGGGATATGACGCATACTCTCAGAAACAGATTGATAACCATGAGATGGCGGTTACGGTGCCATCGACCGCCTTCGCCGACTTTAGACTTTACAGAGAGCTTGTCTGCCTCTACAGCGGCCGTGACCTGACATATGCGCAGGATGTCCTGTCAGCCTTTATGGGAATCATCAACGAACTCTCACACACCTTTCCTGGTGGGTTCGTCGGTGGTCTACCTGTTCTGTTTCTGGATGCCGCGCTACTGTGGCAGCCATTCAGCAGGGGCAAACGAAGAGTATGGACGCAAGGGAGATCCGAGGATGCGGACATGcccaaaaccaacctcccatcTTGGTCATGGTGCGGCTGGCACGCTGTTGTCGATCCGGAGAGCTTGCATGTGCGCTCTCTGGAGTGGCTACGTCCACAAATGCGGACTAAACCAGTTGTGACGTGGTCAGTTTTGTCGGAGGACCTGCGCCTCGAAAGGAAACTGCCCGAGTCAAGGATTCTGGAAGACTATTGCAGACGCTTCCTGGACTGGGGCGACTGGGATACCCCTCCGGGTTGGTCACGCCACGACATCAGgtaccctcctcccaggaATAGCACGTGGACATACTGTGACACGCGCTCGCCCAAGCTCGACCCTAAGCTATTCTACACGTTCACCCACATTTCAGATCCTAGCAAGCTGTTCTGTCATCCCATCCCGATGGTGAACCCAGGAAGGAAGCCCACGgcccacccccaaaactGGCCGTACCTCCACTGTGAAGCAACGACGGGATGTTTCAAGATCCAGTCAATTCTCAGCCGAAAGTCGTCAGACCAAGTGAAGCGCGAGGAGTCCCGTATATCTTTGCTCCACGTGCCATTCACGTCCCTCGACAAGTTCCACGGCGGACCGAAAGGAGAAGAATTATGTCGAGTCGTCTCCCTTGCTGATGCCGACGGCCAGCCTGCCGGGCTGTTACGAATCATGGACGACGACACCGAGATCAGACCCGGCCAGGAGATAGAGCTGATGGCCATATCGTTGGGATCCATGGGGTGGGATGAGACATTTTCGTCGTATGAAGAACGCGTCGACCTGTTGAAGTCGGCCGATTACCCACGCATGGAGCACAGTTTTGTGCGAGACCCGCCttcggatgatgaggatggtaCAGGTTCCGAGACGGCGCCGTTGACGTTTAGGCCTAGGCGTGCGGCGGCGGTAGAGACAGCTCACTCGCGAGCAGCACCGCCGTGGGGGCGTAAGGGGGAGGATTACCGGTTTTATAATGTTTTGTGGATTGAGCGGAGGGGTGGTATCGCATATCGGAAGGCTGCTgggagggtggcgagggaggtttgggagaggaaTTGTGGGGAGAAATTGAGTGTTATTCTTGGGTAA
- a CDS encoding hypothetical protein (EggNog:ENOG503P4GN; COG:S): protein MASAQDVLISLPVDILIDIISCLDPVSLIALSQTSKGLRDFINPIEHDFQQRLLALELLPKNGGPELDDYPGYPFRHPKFYLLHETIPQMTNRGRDWWASSWYACFGCMKLLSNAMFDDSELFNTATRKPWMRSSEVQKMALTDWKLATTTESRLSSIQRRAEQDREPTEQYRQQYQTSFHWIKAVNRELNDDEDVEEVRRKHENCIEETNPHIVGKARHERRCVESFCGNTDAPIIFSRKDVG, encoded by the exons ATGGCTTCTGCTCAGGACGTCTTAATCTCCCTCCCAGTGGATATTCTCATCGACATTATTTCCTGCCTCGATCCCGTTTCTCTCATCGCCCTTTCTCAAACCTCCAAGGGCCTTCGCGACTTTATCAACCCTATTGAACATGACTTTCAACAGCGCCTACTCGCTCTCGAACTTCTTCCCAAGAATGGTGGCCCGGAGCTGGACGACTACCCAGGCTACCCATTTCGGCACCCGAAATTTTATCTTTTACACGAGACCATACCACAGATGACAAACCGTGGCCGGGACTGGTGGGCTAGCAGCTGGTACGCTTGTTTCGGTTGCATGAAACTTCTCTCGAATGCCATGTTTGATGACAGTGAGTTGTTCAACACAGCCACAAGGAAACCTTGGATGAGAAGTTCCGAAGTGCAAAAGATGGCCCTCACAGATTGGAAACTTGCAACTACAACAGAGAGCAGGCTCTCATCGATTCAGAGGCGAGCGGAGCAAGACAGAGAACCCACCGAGCAGTACCGGCAGCAGTATCAGACGTCCTTCCACTGGATCAAAGCAGTGAACAGGGAACTGAATGATGACGAAGATGTAGAGGAAGTTCGCAGGAAGCACGAAAACTGCATTGAAGAGACAAACCCTCACATCGTCGGCAAGGCTCGTCACGAACGGAGGTGCGTGGAGT CTTTTTGTGGTAACACCGATGCCCCAATCATTTTCTCCCGAAAGGACGTGGGTTAG